From the genome of Halobellus litoreus, one region includes:
- a CDS encoding ribosome biogenesis/translation initiation ATPase RLI: MADDSIAVVDLDRCQPDRCSYECANYCPPNRTGKECIVTRGEYYDEDEPFDGGPDQVRISEEVCLGETCGICVEKCPFDAIEIINLPTELEDDPVHRYGENAFALYGLPVPESGKVTGILGPNGIGKTTAVRALAGEITPNLGAYGEEPSWEAVLDRFRGTELQTYVERVQAGDVTIARKPQYVDQLPKQFDGTTIELLESTDERGALDDYIDRLGIRPVVDQPLDTLSGGELQRVALAATLARDRDFYFLDEISPYLDIGQRVTAARLVRELAEEEDRAVLAVEHDLAILDLLADTLHVAYGEPGAFGVITDPKSVRNGINEYLTGYLSNENMRIRPDEIEFHEHAPRETSKATPLVEYPALSKSYGEGEFSLNVESGTIYESEVLGVVGPNGIGKSTLAKLFTGALEPDEGDLDFRLDISYKPQYIEIDQPMRVDSFLSSITDDFGTSYWKTEVANPLQLERIMERNLDDLSGGERQRVAIAACLSEDADLYVMDEPSAHLDVEQRVQATSAIRRYAENHDETVLVIDHDIYMIDLLADRLMVFDGEPSEYGHAATPQEMRAGMNDFLSDLDITFRRDERTRRPRINKPESQLDRKQKKQGEYYYAP, from the coding sequence ATGGCGGACGACAGCATCGCAGTCGTAGACTTAGACCGGTGTCAGCCCGACCGCTGCAGTTACGAGTGCGCGAACTACTGTCCGCCGAACCGAACCGGAAAGGAGTGCATCGTCACCCGCGGGGAGTACTACGACGAGGACGAGCCGTTCGACGGCGGTCCCGACCAGGTGCGGATCTCCGAGGAGGTCTGTCTCGGCGAGACCTGCGGTATCTGCGTCGAGAAGTGCCCCTTCGACGCGATCGAGATCATCAACCTCCCCACGGAACTGGAGGACGACCCGGTCCACCGCTACGGCGAGAACGCCTTCGCGCTCTACGGCCTCCCGGTTCCGGAGTCCGGGAAGGTAACGGGGATTCTCGGTCCCAACGGGATCGGGAAGACGACCGCCGTCCGCGCGCTGGCCGGCGAGATCACGCCGAACCTGGGCGCATACGGAGAAGAGCCCTCTTGGGAGGCCGTCCTCGACCGCTTCCGGGGGACCGAGTTACAGACGTACGTCGAGCGAGTGCAGGCCGGCGACGTCACCATCGCGCGCAAGCCCCAGTACGTCGATCAACTCCCCAAGCAGTTCGACGGCACGACGATCGAACTGCTGGAGTCGACCGACGAGCGCGGCGCGCTCGACGACTACATCGACCGGTTGGGCATCCGGCCGGTCGTCGACCAGCCGCTCGATACGCTCTCGGGCGGCGAACTCCAGCGGGTCGCGCTCGCGGCCACGCTCGCCCGCGACCGCGACTTCTACTTCCTCGACGAGATTTCCCCCTATCTGGACATCGGCCAGCGCGTCACGGCGGCGCGACTCGTCCGCGAACTCGCCGAGGAAGAGGACCGGGCGGTGCTCGCGGTCGAACACGACCTCGCGATCTTGGACCTCTTGGCCGACACGCTGCACGTCGCCTACGGTGAGCCCGGCGCGTTCGGTGTGATCACGGATCCGAAGTCGGTCAGAAACGGCATCAACGAGTATCTCACGGGCTATCTCTCCAACGAGAACATGCGGATCCGCCCCGACGAGATCGAGTTCCACGAGCACGCGCCGCGGGAGACCTCGAAGGCGACGCCGCTCGTCGAGTACCCCGCACTCTCGAAGTCCTACGGCGAGGGCGAGTTCTCCCTGAACGTCGAGAGCGGGACGATCTACGAGTCGGAGGTGTTGGGCGTCGTCGGCCCCAACGGGATCGGGAAGTCGACGCTCGCGAAACTGTTCACGGGCGCGCTCGAACCCGACGAGGGCGACCTCGACTTCCGGCTGGACATCTCGTACAAGCCGCAGTACATCGAGATCGACCAGCCGATGCGCGTCGATTCGTTCCTCTCCTCGATCACCGACGACTTCGGCACCTCCTACTGGAAGACCGAGGTGGCGAACCCCCTCCAGTTGGAGCGGATCATGGAGCGGAACCTCGACGACCTCTCCGGCGGCGAGCGCCAGCGCGTCGCCATCGCGGCGTGTCTCTCCGAGGACGCCGACCTCTACGTGATGGACGAGCCCTCGGCGCACCTCGACGTCGAACAGCGCGTGCAGGCGACGAGCGCGATCCGCAGATACGCGGAGAATCACGACGAGACGGTGCTGGTGATCGACCACGACATCTATATGATCGACCTACTGGCGGACCGCCTGATGGTGTTCGACGGCGAGCCCTCCGAGTACGGCCACGCCGCGACGCCGCAGGAGATGCGCGCTGGGATGAACGACTTCCTCTCGGATCTCGACATCACGTTCCGCCGCGACGAGCGGACCCGGCGACCCCGCATCAACAAGCCGGAGTCCCAACTCGACCGCAAGCAGAAGAAGCAGGGCGAGTACTACTACGCGCCCTGA
- a CDS encoding 50S ribosomal protein L15e → MARSFYSHIKDAWKQPGDGKLAELQWQRKQEWRDQGAIVRVDRPTRLDKARELGYKAKQGIVVARVAVRKGNARKQRFKAGRRSKRQGVNRIGRRKSIQRIAEERAARKYPNLRTLASYWVGEDGSQKWHEVILVDPEHGAIQSDDDLNWICSDDHKGRAFRGLTNAGRSNRGLQNRGKGAEHTRPSISSDRRRGK, encoded by the coding sequence ATGGCACGAAGCTTCTACTCTCACATCAAGGACGCGTGGAAACAGCCCGGCGACGGCAAGCTCGCCGAGCTGCAGTGGCAGCGAAAGCAGGAGTGGCGCGACCAGGGCGCCATCGTCCGCGTCGACCGACCGACGCGTCTCGACAAGGCCCGCGAACTCGGCTACAAGGCCAAACAGGGCATCGTCGTGGCGCGCGTCGCCGTCCGCAAGGGCAACGCCCGGAAGCAGCGCTTCAAGGCGGGTCGCCGCAGCAAGCGCCAGGGCGTCAACCGGATCGGCCGCCGCAAGAGCATCCAGCGCATCGCCGAGGAGCGCGCCGCGCGGAAGTACCCGAACCTCCGCACCCTGGCCTCGTACTGGGTCGGCGAAGACGGCTCCCAGAAGTGGCACGAAGTGATCCTCGTCGATCCCGAGCACGGGGCGATCCAGAGCGACGACGACCTCAACTGGATCTGCAGCGACGACCACAAGGGCCGCGCCTTCCGCGGTCTGACCAACGCCGGTCGCTCCAACCGCGGTCTCCAGAACCGCGGGAAGGGCGCCGAGCACACCCGTCCGAGCATCTCCTCGGACCGGCGTCGCGGCAAGTAA
- a CDS encoding DsrE family protein, producing the protein MDKIGIIVDSDSPKSLAMAMNLGHTALASDTEVLVYFTFDGLTHLLEGEKDVSEIQELLDEGMPNPYDLLDAFVADGGDLVTTVACTTTLDMLAWDQEAIDDSLTTKFAGAATFLEAVEDADQVFSF; encoded by the coding sequence ATGGACAAGATCGGAATCATCGTCGACAGCGACAGTCCGAAGAGCCTCGCGATGGCGATGAACCTCGGACACACCGCCCTCGCCTCCGATACCGAGGTGCTCGTCTACTTCACGTTCGACGGACTGACGCACCTGCTGGAGGGCGAGAAGGACGTCTCCGAGATCCAGGAACTCCTCGACGAGGGGATGCCGAACCCCTACGACCTGCTCGACGCGTTCGTCGCCGACGGCGGCGACCTCGTCACGACGGTCGCCTGCACGACGACGCTCGATATGCTCGCGTGGGACCAGGAGGCCATCGACGACTCGCTCACCACGAAGTTCGCCGGCGCGGCGACCTTCCTCGAGGCCGTCGAGGACGCAGATCAGGTGTTCAGCTTCTGA
- a CDS encoding rhodanese-like domain-containing protein yields the protein MVTETTPEKLASRLDDEDVAVVDIRDPSSYAAGHIEGAVNVPPNRLSPAALDSPWARAEEVVVSCYVGKSSKRVATVLSEHLDAEVSSLRGGFDAWDGPVADGHRNSGSGGSGNGGTASGRTDAPF from the coding sequence ATGGTGACCGAAACGACGCCGGAGAAGTTGGCGTCCCGCCTCGACGACGAGGACGTGGCGGTCGTCGACATCCGGGATCCCTCGTCGTACGCGGCCGGGCACATCGAGGGCGCGGTGAACGTCCCGCCGAACCGACTCTCGCCGGCGGCGCTCGATTCGCCCTGGGCCCGGGCCGAGGAAGTCGTCGTCTCCTGCTACGTCGGAAAGAGCTCGAAGCGAGTGGCGACGGTGCTCTCGGAGCACCTCGACGCCGAGGTGTCGAGTCTCCGGGGCGGATTCGACGCGTGGGACGGCCCCGTCGCCGACGGACACCGGAACAGCGGGTCCGGGGGGTCGGGCAACGGCGGGACCGCATCGGGCCGCACCGACGCCCCGTTCTGA
- the rtcA gene encoding RNA 3'-terminal phosphate cyclase, producing MTGRMLELDGTDGGGQLVRTALTLSALGGRSFRMENVRGDRPNPGLKRQHLACVDLLAALVDADVSGAEVGSETLEFDPGDGVDDASPESVDGTSPDPTDLAVDVGTAGSVTLVADTLLPLAVRVDTPVRATLVGGTDVKWSPPADYLRHVKLPLLDACGLDATVDVMRHGFYPAGGGELAVEIRPSTLSPIELSGESVDVPQSTVYAVASEALEDADVADRIAETAVEELKEREIDRDAAATAAYVESTSPGAVVTIVAEPAADEGTEPTRSGDGPPLRPRAGFSAYGERGFPSEEVAADAVDALERWFETDAPVDAHLGDQLVVWLALAGGTVRIPRVTDHVRTNVDLVRAFGYEVSIEGGTDGSEATLVASTPPS from the coding sequence GTGACCGGCCGGATGCTCGAACTCGACGGCACGGACGGCGGTGGACAACTCGTCCGGACGGCGCTCACGCTCTCGGCGCTCGGCGGCCGTTCGTTTCGGATGGAGAACGTCCGCGGGGACCGACCGAACCCCGGGCTGAAGCGGCAGCACCTCGCCTGCGTCGACCTCCTCGCGGCTCTCGTCGACGCCGACGTCTCCGGTGCGGAGGTCGGCTCGGAAACGCTCGAATTCGACCCCGGCGACGGGGTCGACGACGCCTCGCCCGAGTCGGTCGACGGTACCTCACCCGACCCGACGGACCTCGCGGTCGACGTCGGGACCGCCGGCAGCGTCACGCTCGTCGCCGACACACTGCTCCCGTTGGCCGTCAGGGTTGACACACCCGTACGCGCGACCCTCGTCGGCGGGACCGACGTGAAGTGGTCGCCGCCGGCCGATTACCTCCGGCACGTCAAACTGCCGCTGTTAGACGCCTGCGGCCTCGACGCGACGGTCGACGTGATGCGCCACGGGTTCTACCCCGCCGGTGGCGGCGAGCTCGCCGTCGAGATCCGGCCGTCGACTCTCTCGCCGATCGAACTCTCGGGGGAGTCCGTCGACGTCCCCCAGAGCACCGTCTACGCCGTCGCGTCGGAGGCGCTCGAAGACGCCGACGTCGCCGATCGGATCGCCGAGACGGCGGTCGAGGAACTGAAAGAACGAGAGATCGACCGCGACGCGGCCGCGACGGCGGCCTACGTCGAGTCGACGTCGCCGGGCGCGGTCGTCACCATCGTCGCGGAGCCCGCCGCCGACGAGGGGACGGAACCGACCCGCTCGGGTGACGGGCCGCCGCTGCGTCCCCGAGCCGGCTTCTCCGCCTACGGCGAGCGCGGCTTCCCCTCCGAGGAGGTCGCGGCGGACGCGGTCGACGCGCTGGAACGGTGGTTTGAGACGGATGCGCCGGTCGACGCCCACCTCGGCGACCAACTCGTCGTGTGGCTGGCGCTCGCCGGCGGGACCGTCCGGATCCCCCGCGTCACCGATCACGTCCGCACGAACGTCGACCTCGTTCGAGCCTTCGGCTACGAGGTGTCGATCGAGGGCGGGACGGACGGTTCGGAAGCGACGCTGGTGGCATCGACGCCGCCGTCCTGA
- a CDS encoding sulfurtransferase TusA family protein, whose translation MSEELDITETLDVKGASCPMPVVKTKSAIDDLAEGAVLEVLATDPGSMSDLDGWAAGTDGVEMLEQVEGDEVYKHYVRKTE comes from the coding sequence ATGAGTGAAGAACTCGACATCACAGAGACGCTCGACGTGAAAGGCGCATCGTGCCCGATGCCGGTAGTCAAGACGAAGTCCGCCATCGACGACCTCGCTGAAGGAGCGGTCCTGGAGGTGCTGGCGACCGACCCCGGAAGTATGAGTGACCTCGACGGCTGGGCGGCCGGCACGGACGGGGTCGAGATGCTCGAACAGGTGGAAGGCGACGAGGTGTACAAACACTACGTCCGCAAGACGGAGTGA
- a CDS encoding universal stress protein codes for MKYLVAIDGSESSTEALEYALDLATRAGGSLVVAYAVEPRVLVEGGEEAPTNAEVGQRIYTEDIEVAEERGEEVLEDARSRAEEAGVAVETTLLYGDPVDTVADYAEDEGVDGIVVGHRGLSDRIEGMVGSVAKGLVGHATVPVTVVK; via the coding sequence ATGAAGTACCTTGTCGCTATCGACGGTTCGGAATCGAGCACCGAGGCACTCGAGTACGCGCTCGACCTCGCGACGCGTGCCGGTGGGTCCCTCGTCGTCGCGTACGCCGTCGAACCGCGCGTCCTCGTCGAGGGCGGTGAAGAGGCACCGACGAACGCCGAGGTCGGGCAGCGGATCTACACCGAGGACATCGAGGTCGCCGAGGAGCGCGGCGAGGAGGTCCTCGAAGACGCCCGCAGTCGGGCCGAGGAGGCGGGCGTCGCGGTCGAGACGACGCTCCTCTACGGCGACCCCGTCGACACCGTCGCCGACTACGCCGAGGACGAGGGCGTCGACGGGATCGTCGTCGGCCACCGGGGGCTCTCCGACCGGATCGAGGGGATGGTCGGCAGCGTCGCGAAGGGGCTCGTCGGGCACGCGACCGTGCCCGTGACGGTCGTCAAGTGA
- a CDS encoding DUF7384 family protein has translation MQTWRALFERASEYDVDEDAIRETLDAVRTAVESDGDEAGSAGRSEDEAGCSEGEAGDTDDATSPPAESSPARVVADADVLAADLLVDGDARRALDHLRGHSWTTLLASEALVDDAEAVVVDLTDAALAGAWRERVSAWCEFVAHPPGDNPALATAYRGGAMHLLSYDDRLLSAKAGAELGSRLSVSARHPGAFATLFDAESLYREVEGGEYPGPDRDPRE, from the coding sequence ATGCAGACGTGGAGGGCGCTCTTCGAGCGGGCGAGCGAGTACGACGTCGACGAGGACGCGATCCGAGAGACCCTCGACGCAGTCAGGACGGCCGTCGAGAGCGACGGCGACGAAGCGGGTTCGGCGGGTCGTTCGGAGGACGAGGCGGGTTGTTCGGAAGGAGAGGCGGGAGACACCGATGACGCCACGTCACCGCCGGCGGAGTCCAGCCCCGCGCGGGTCGTCGCCGACGCCGACGTGCTCGCGGCGGATCTGCTCGTCGACGGCGACGCGCGGCGCGCGCTCGATCACCTCCGCGGGCACTCCTGGACGACGCTGCTCGCGAGCGAGGCCCTCGTCGACGACGCCGAGGCCGTCGTCGTCGACCTGACGGACGCAGCGCTCGCGGGCGCGTGGCGCGAGCGCGTCTCGGCGTGGTGCGAGTTCGTCGCGCATCCGCCCGGCGACAACCCGGCGCTGGCGACCGCCTACCGCGGCGGCGCGATGCATCTCCTCTCGTACGACGACCGACTGCTCTCGGCGAAGGCCGGCGCGGAACTGGGCAGCCGACTCTCGGTGAGCGCTCGGCACCCGGGCGCGTTCGCGACGCTCTTCGACGCCGAGAGCCTGTACCGGGAGGTCGAGGGCGGCGAGTATCCGGGGCCGGATCGGGATCCGCGCGAGTAG
- a CDS encoding DsrE/DsrF/DrsH-like family protein produces MSTDTPDSTAGDAPDGEAEEAPSRAELAARVEELETQLSEVAADEGSKKMSIVATKGTLDMAYPPLILASTAAAFGYEVTVFHTFWGLDILHEERSKNLKLSSVGNPNMPVPNVVGALPGMDRVTTSMMEKRIDDNDTATIEELIETSLDMGVEFQACQMTIELMDYDEDNFYDGVTTGVGAATAIQDMADADIQLLV; encoded by the coding sequence ATGAGCACGGACACACCCGACTCGACGGCCGGCGACGCGCCCGACGGCGAGGCCGAGGAGGCACCGTCGCGCGCGGAACTCGCCGCGCGCGTCGAGGAACTCGAAACGCAGCTCTCGGAGGTCGCCGCCGACGAGGGAAGCAAGAAGATGTCCATCGTCGCGACGAAGGGGACCCTCGATATGGCGTATCCGCCGCTCATCCTCGCCAGCACGGCCGCCGCGTTCGGCTACGAGGTGACGGTGTTCCACACGTTCTGGGGACTGGACATCCTCCACGAGGAGCGCTCGAAGAACCTCAAGCTCAGTTCGGTCGGCAACCCCAATATGCCCGTCCCGAACGTCGTCGGCGCGCTCCCCGGGATGGACCGCGTGACGACTTCGATGATGGAAAAGCGGATCGACGACAACGACACCGCGACCATCGAGGAACTCATCGAAACCTCCCTCGATATGGGCGTCGAGTTCCAAGCCTGCCAGATGACGATCGAGCTGATGGACTACGACGAGGACAACTTCTACGACGGCGTCACCACCGGCGTCGGCGCCGCGACGGCCATCCAGGATATGGCCGACGCCGACATCCAGCTCCTCGTTTGA